A section of the Sebaldella sp. S0638 genome encodes:
- a CDS encoding M20 family metallopeptidase — protein MAKTEKDLIIDFIDENNKSLIETAEFIHNNPELGNHEFVSSKALADLLENQGFTVTYNIAGHETGFIAKKTSAKSGPKIAFLAEYDALPEIGHGCGHNLIGTASAGAAAAIGNIIDDLGGEVIVFGSPAEEGGDNGSAKASYVNNSLFNDVDAALMFHPANKNSVTQKTQTVEPVDIEFFGKTAHAAGNPEKGINALHALIHFYNILHTYQLGKFKNLNIHGVITDGGKAPNVIPDYAKARFYIRGATSKESQEAVNIIENILKGIDTSFGTTSKLTYFQNRVDHFILTPEFDKLFQKIYGECTGNTIDTGQTKPGGSTDAANVSHVIPVIHPYLAIGDSSLTGHTIEFTNAACSEKGFETLILAAKLLSLTALELYKDSELLLNIKNDWNNSISSQ, from the coding sequence ATGGCAAAAACAGAAAAAGATTTAATAATAGACTTTATAGATGAGAATAATAAATCCCTTATAGAAACCGCAGAATTTATTCATAATAATCCCGAACTGGGAAATCATGAGTTTGTATCCAGCAAGGCTCTTGCTGATCTTCTTGAAAATCAGGGTTTTACAGTAACATATAATATCGCAGGACATGAAACAGGTTTTATCGCTAAAAAAACTTCGGCTAAATCCGGTCCGAAAATTGCTTTTCTTGCGGAATATGATGCCTTACCTGAGATAGGCCACGGATGCGGGCATAATCTTATTGGAACTGCAAGTGCAGGAGCCGCTGCGGCAATAGGAAATATTATAGATGATCTGGGTGGAGAAGTTATAGTTTTCGGCAGTCCTGCTGAAGAAGGCGGTGATAACGGCAGTGCTAAAGCAAGTTATGTGAATAACAGTCTGTTTAATGACGTAGATGCTGCACTTATGTTTCATCCTGCCAACAAAAATTCTGTTACACAAAAAACACAGACTGTAGAGCCTGTAGATATAGAATTCTTTGGAAAAACTGCACATGCCGCGGGGAATCCTGAAAAAGGCATAAATGCCCTGCATGCGCTCATACATTTTTATAATATTTTACACACATATCAGCTGGGAAAATTCAAGAATCTTAATATACACGGCGTTATAACTGACGGCGGCAAAGCTCCCAATGTAATACCTGATTATGCCAAAGCAAGATTTTATATACGCGGCGCGACTTCCAAAGAAAGTCAGGAAGCCGTAAATATTATAGAAAACATACTAAAAGGCATTGATACATCTTTTGGTACTACATCAAAACTTACATATTTTCAAAACAGAGTGGATCATTTTATACTTACTCCTGAATTTGATAAATTATTTCAAAAAATTTATGGAGAATGTACAGGAAATACAATAGATACCGGACAGACAAAACCCGGCGGTTCCACTGATGCTGCCAATGTAAGCCATGTCATACCGGTAATACACCCGTATCTCGCAATTGGTGATTCTTCACTAACAGGACATACAATTGAATTTACCAATGCAGCATGTTCTGAAAAAGGTTTTGAGACTCTAATTCTGGCTGCAAAGCTGCTAAGCCTCACGGCTCTGGAACTTTACAAGGATTCTGAATTACTTCTGAATATCAAAAACGACTGGAATAACAGCATTAGTTCACAATAA